Genomic window (Vitis riparia cultivar Riparia Gloire de Montpellier isolate 1030 chromosome 4, EGFV_Vit.rip_1.0, whole genome shotgun sequence):
atttttaagttaccaaaaaattgaattcaCGATGTATTCGTGattttcatataataaaaaatgttgttCACATATCGAAACGACGTCGTGTTGGTGTTGGTTGATGAATATACTCTATGGGGAGCATGGAAGGCCTGAGGAATTGAGACCAGAGCTGGCATCTCCATAGCCTGCCATCTCAGGTCTAGAGTTTCAGTTTCTTCCCATAAGAATTCattgtattttattagaaattagggtttttcttGGATCCATTAGATTTAGTGGGAGTTATTCATCTTCAGGTGCCGTGTATAATCTCCAATTTGAGAGAGGCATCCACTTTGTTGATCCGTTAATAAAAGGTCAGTCATTGCCAAACCCCAATTCTCTCTGTTCAGATTCGATTTCTTCGAAAATGTAGTCCTTCTTTTCGTCTCCCTCTACTATTTCCAAGAATTTTCAACATTGCGGCTGAATGAATTGTGATCTGATTGATTTTAATCACGTACACGGAGATCTATGGGGTTTCTTGTTTGTCCGGATTTGAATTCCAGTTTCGCATGGAACATTTGCATGAAAAATTGGGGAATCGAATATTTATAGAACTTACCGACTAAAATTATTGCTGAAGAATGAATTCTTCTGTGAGTGATACGCGATTTTGACTCGTCATTCAAGCCTTGGATTCATTGGGAAACTATAGTTGGCAGCACATTAATAATTAGGCTTTTGGAGGGTTACAATTGAATGATGacatttttgaagtaaaatgATAAAACTAGCGAAACCTTATGTGCTGTTTATTTGCTTAAAACGTGGGAAAAGTATTGTAGACATATGCcaaattctcccttttttttttcccttgtgaTCTCTCATCAGGAAAAAACAGCCCTACTATAGGGCAAGTTGGAAGTTCAATGCTTCTTGAAATTTTAGCTCACTTCTAACATGCAAAGACCAGGTTATGAAGctccttatttttctttcattgtcagttttttttttctattatttttattttcatattgttGGTCTGTTTCGGCTGCTTTATTTCATGACCACCTACAAATGTATCATCTTTGGCAACATGTGTTTTCGTACCATTATGTCTGAGTTTGCCCATCTTCAATGTTTGAGAATGTCAACAAATATCTTCTTTTCATGTGATGATCAGTTTTCAGGTGGTGATTCCAAATAGCACAATAATGTCTATGGACGAAGGCAATGTTAATGAAACGCCAGAAAGTCAAACAGCTGATGCTTTGAAGCCCGAGATACAGCTTGTTGATACAAGGCTTGAGAACGATGCCAACCATGCCAAGGAGAATGGGTTGTTTGACGGCAAGCCACATGTTGATGCTACTCATGACCAGCTTGTACTAATGGTTATGGAACTCAATCTTCAGAATGAATACTTAAAGTCTCAGTTTGAGGGCTTGCAGGCTTTTCATTCAGAATCTGATGGGTCTCACCAGCAAACAAGAGAAACAGTGCAGGAAGGTGAAGCATCTGTAGATGTGAAAGAGCTCCATGAAAAGATAGAATCTTTGAGTAGTGAActttttgaagaaaaacaaaCTCGAGTTGCTGCAGAGGAGGCTCTTAAGCATCTTCGAGCAGCTCACTCAGCGGCAGATGCAAAAGCTCAAGAGCTTTCCACCAAGCTTGCTGAAGGTCAGATATTATCAACTTCCTTTTCTatcttttgttattttgttcAATGACCTATTTAATAGTGATTTCATGTGGACATGATGGAGTTCATGTTAAATTAATATCCTGGATCATGCTTAGAATTATGAATCCTTTCTGAAATATTCAGAATTAATGAAACTTATTTACACATCTATATAACCAAATTCTGCTTCTGACAGGTGGCCACCTCTAGTAGCCAACTAGAGGTTGAAAACTAGTTTCTGTAGAGGACATcttcccacaaaaaaaaaaaagaaaagaccaCTAGAATTACATGTTCACTGTAGTGTTGTAGTGTTAGATGAAATGGaccttttttaatttcttagtcTGAATTTGTTGCATGGTTATTCACGTAGCTCAACAGAAGATGGAACAAGAAATAAAAGAGCGTGATGAGAAGTACTCTGAACTTGACTCCAAGTTTAGCAGGCTTCACAAACGAGCAAAACAACGAATCCAAGATGTTCAAAAGGTATGTTCTATCACTAGATTGCTTCCATCTTAGATTGCTTCTTTCGGGTAATGCTTCATGCCATCACATTTGTTAGTTCCTGGTTGAAATTTAGTCAGTTATGTGCCCTCTGTTCTTGTTTATGTTCTGAAGCATGTTAGCTTTGAGAGGCATGTTTACTGCATTATGTGCTCCCAATATGAAAATGCTGTTTGTCATGCACTTCATCATGGAACACATGGATCCTCTTTTTTCCTGTACACTTTTCCATGAATTATCACAATTATCCCACCTAAAATTAGGTTAAACctgtaattttttaatttgaagttgAAGTAGTTCCATCAAGATGTTTATCTTTGAAATTTGACCCAGATGTATCCATTTGGAAACTATggttattaaaatatcaaattgagaTTAAGCCCTTACTATTTCCACACAAAGGTCAAAAAGGAGAATGAAACAAAGAGATTTTCTGATTGAGTCAAAccgatgaaaaaaaaagggggaagaaCCATGCCCACatgtaaaaatagaaacaaagaatCCAAACCACCATATAATCTAATGTGAAAAGAAATCCAAAATTTATCTCAAATGTACCTAAGTTTTGGTTTAGTCGACTTTCTTTCTCCATGTTTGAATCAACTTTGGTGCTTGCGTAGTTCTACTTTTATGGCCACAATAGTGTGACAAAACACAATTTAGTGTTTACAACCTGAGTTATTCTTTCATATTCTTCCTATTAAACTCAAGAAGAGACAAAAACAGACATATTTATATGTAGATAAATTTTGTAGGATAGAATGTTATTTTGTTCAAAATCTCAACATAAGGTAGAATAGCTATAAGGTCTTGAAGTGTTCTATAGGCTTGTGCCTTTTTATGCTGTAGTTTTTATAAGATAATGTTTGTAATTCTCTCATATTAACTTGTaaccacattttttttcttcatgttgaacttacatttttttcaaataaaaaggaaaaatgaaactCCAATGTGcacaaaaaatgaattcattCGTTGTTTGGAGATTGCCATTTTCAGGAAAAAGATGATCTTGAAGCCCGTCTTCGTGACATGAATGAAACAGCTGAACGAGCATCATCCCAACAGTCTTCTTTGCAGCAGGAGCTCGAGCGCACACGACAACAAGCAAATGAAGCATTGAGAGCCATAGATGCAGAGAGGCAACAATTACGAAGTGAAAACAATAAGTATAATCTCATTGTTCCTAAACTGAGAACTATATCCATTATTCCCTtgcataattaatatttatagatACTTTTACATActaattttcactttttgttCATAAAGACCAAAAGCATGATATTGTAGAGTTGAACTCTGCTAGTTTTTGTATGTGTTTATGTGTATGAGTTCAGGGGGTGAGGGAGGTATGTGAGGTGCTTCTCTCAATTGTTTATTGATTTAGTCCATCAATGGAGCTCCAAGAGGTTTTCTCGATGAGGAACCTCTAGGACCTATGATAACCGAACTCTTCAACTTCACCCACATGCCTATGTTGATAGGGGATATAATTTGGGTACGGATGTGAGATCCTTGTTAGATACTCCTAATTTGCCTTAGatattattgtttgattttatttgagttccctttttaatttttatttttttaacttcctTAGCATATAGAAagagatttatataaaaatatccggacatgataaaaaataaagacaagGATAAAAgcgaaaagagaagaaatttcTATGAAGAATATCTTTACTTTTGAttgattttcaataaattttcttttttctctcttttattaTGGCCTTGTTCAAGTGTGTGTCCCCATCATAGGGATCCTTTTTACCTAAGTCCTCATATCCTAAATTTGGAGGTGTGAAGGATCAAACACCTAGATACATGCTGGCAGTGATACTTGCACCCAAATCCATGCAACATATATTAGGATTTAAGTCCAGGTCATCTTGATGTACATTTTTAGCCATTACTAACAATTTAAACTTTTAAGTTAATTTGGTAGCttaacatagtttttttttttttttttttttttgacggGCAGTTTAACATGGTAGGTTTACAGAAGATCATAAGTTTAAACCTCCCAACTGTTTGTTTCCCTCATTTAATTAAACCCACAAGCAAACCAAAAGAGGAGTGGACGCTAGGGCTTTAGTTTAAGTTAGCTTGAAATACATTGTTGGTCAATTACCTAACACCTTAAGCTTCTGTTTTTATTTGGTAGCTTAACAGGAACCTTCTTCCTCACCTGCAACAATAACCAAtagatatttcatttttatttttgttcaaatatcTTCCAGCAGAATAATCTATGTTCTTCCTTGATAAGCAAATAGTAGCATTGTGAAGGTGATTAAACTGATTTCTTGGAAAATACACTTTAATTATGCTTTCCTTGAAGATCATGTTTGTTACTTGTTTTCACATTTTAAAGTTTCTAACAATGTCATTGACTTCCAGACTTCGAGACAAAATTGATGAATTGCGCCGTTCATTTGAACCCAAAGAGAATGCCATTGAGACCTTGCAACAGTCACTTATGGAGAAAGATCAGGTATTGAAACTCCTAAACCAGTTTTAAATAATCGTGTTCTCCTGAGGTTCAATTGCTCTACCATACTGCATAACTGAAAATTCAGCTTCTCAGTGCATCTTGTTATTTAATGCAACTAGAAAAACTTGCATACAAATAAACATGTGAATGAATTTGTGCAGAAACCTTAACATAGGTGTGCTCACACATACACTCAGTACATATATTCGTTTCTTAGTATTCCAAATGAAGAGAACTGAAGATCCCTTCCATATCTGTTTGtcaaattgattatttttcagaTGTTGGAAGACATGAAAGGGTTATTACAAGCTGCAGAAGAAAAAAGGCAAGCTTCAATAGCTGAGCTTTCTGCTAAGCACCAGAAGGTAAATTTGCATGCAGATGCCTAAAatatggttcttttgttaaccATTAAGATTGTCCATGTTTCTTTCTCTCTGGTTACTTTTGGTGCTACCAAATGTATCTTAGCTTCCCTTCTCTATCTTATCTTCCATAGACAGTAGAGAGTTTGGAAGCTCAACTTGCTGATGCAGTATCTGAAAGAACCAAAGCAACTGAAACGATTTCTTCTCTACAGGTGAGTAAATGTTATAAGGTTTTGTTATGCTTGCTGCTTTTCAGGAATAGAAAAGAAGCAGCAGTATAAGGAATTATAATTCTGTGTTCATGATCTTCTTgctcaaatcatcaaaatgcGACACAATGATTAATTAATATGTCATGGCTTTTCAGCACGGAAAGAGTGAATTATTATTAGTTATGTCAGGCACACTGATATTCAATAGGGTATAATGAAACAGTAGTGATGGACTTCTAGCCGTtgtcttcatattttttcttcttttggctTGTCCATCTCATAGGTTTATAGCTAACTGTTGCTGGATACTCCAGAAATTGTTTAGTTGATGATGGAACTCAACATTTCACTGAATATGTTATTTCAGGTGCTAATTGCTGAGAAAGAGTCAAAGATTGCAGAGATGGATGCAGCTTCAAGCGGTGAAGCAGCACGACTTAGAGCTGCCATGGAAACCGTAAAAGGGGAGCTTGTTCACCTGAAGCATGAGCATGTATGAGTCAAACTTTTTAGTAAGAGTAAATGTCACTTTCTCATTTACATTAAGGGGCCTTatgtgaattttcttttctaaatattttacaaatgatTTTGGTCATGAGCTTGTGGATGGGTGATTAATCATTGAGTATGGTCATAACTTTGATAAATTGGATTGGCAGAATGATGAAGTTCCATCCATTTAGAAGAAGGTTATCTTGTGTTGGCTATAATCAATTTCACCATCTCCCTTCCAAAATTAGcttaatttgttgttttcaGACCTTAGCCAGTTATATAACTTAGATATGATATTTCCTTGAGAATCTGCTCCCcataagtttaaaaatatggaCTGTAGTTGCTGTCTAGCACATTGATTGCATTCAATTCTTCTgccaaaatgaaattgaaatcaaagtCAATACTTCCCTTTTAAAACaggtttcttttaaaaattaaatgccAGTTATAGCTTTTCAATGTGCTTAATGTGTTGGCCATTTACCAAAAAGGATTCTGCCTAAGCTATTAGGTTAAAAATTTGCCATATGGATAGTTTTCTGTACTGTCCAGACTATAATCCCTTCACTCCAGTGTAGACAATCTTCCTAGTTCTAACATTGATTATTCAGACTATCTTAATATTGATCAGGAATTAGATAGTAATTCCTTTTCCTCACCGTGCTCGGTGTGTACACTTTGACATAGTTTTGATATTGCCTTTTGACCTGTGTCCATAACTATTTTGTCAAGATAATAATTGAACTTTGGAGCTCCAAATTTTGACAGTTTTTCATTCTAGAAACTAGACTGATGTCAGAAGCATGCTCTTTAAATAAACAGGATTCTTCCCTTCTCTTTGATGGCTAAACTTGACCTAAACATGTGGCCTTTACATTTAAAGGTGGAGTTGTTTAGACTCAAGCTAAATCATATTGCAGTCACTCTCCAAAAGGTTCCCCCATTTAATCTAGCAGCCACCCATCTGCTTCCTCCCTGAAGAGGAAATGCCTTACCAACCTGCTGGGAGGAGCTGAGCATCCTAATATCTATGATGttttttctgtttatttttcattccaaTTTGTGTGTTTAAGTTtggtaatttaaatttttataatgttttatatttgATGCCAAATACAATACTTTGTATTTGATGTCAAACCATATTGTTGACCATTAATTTCCAAATGACATTAGCACCAACCATGTAAATCTTATTGAAGTTTCCTCAGCCATTGGATACTTTGTTAGCCTGCATGCATAACATTTTTTAGTGTGATGCATttaggagaaagaaaaagagagttgGGAAGCTGCCTCCCAGGCACTGAAAACAAAACTGGAGTTTGCTGAAAGTAACTGCATACGAGCTGAAATTGAAGCAGCAAAGATCAGAAgtattttctgtttttgtttaCCTCACTGTGATTTTCATTTGATTAGTTATATTTGAGAAAACATAGTTTTCATGCTTTCTTACTGGCAGGTCAGCTGGAATTAGAATTGTCTGTTCAAACCCAGCTGCTAAGTACAAGAGATGCTGAATTAATGGCTTCCAAGGAGGAGGTATTCAGTTTTTTTTCACATCTAATCTTTCATCCATGCCAAGAAAGGAGGCGTGAGAATCTAACTTACTAATTGTTGACTGTGATAAGGCAAAAATAATCATTCTTATTCCTTGAGAAAGCAACTAGGTTTCCATTTTTCTCTGGGTTGAGATTAAGCTTATATCTTGGTGGATTAATTTTTACTTCTGTATCTCAGAATGATATGATTAGAtagttattgaaaatgaaatggtTTGAAGAGGATGCTCTCATTTGGGGCATGAACTCTCCCTCTTGATCATTGAGATTTGCCTCATTAGATCAGAATGTTTCCTTGAGACTTAAGGGCATGTACCATTTGAGAGTTGCTGGAAATGGGTTGCCCCCTGTGACCTACTTCTATTGAAACCACTGAAGTAAGAAGATAGCAATTGCCTATTAACATTATGTTTGAAGATGGATCTGCAAGTTCCACAGAAGTAGAGAGCTGCCATTTCCTTGCAAATGTCACTTCTACCACCTGTTTCTGGATACTACAGTTTAATCTTTTAGGTAGCATAGCTAtacaatattgaaaattgaattaaactGTTGAAGTGTTCTTCTTTGGACAGGGTAAAAAAGCTTTCAAGTTTCATTATCAGGGTTTCTATTTGAAGGAAATATAGCTGAATGCTTTTATCTGCAAATGGCTGTGCTCTTTCTTTCTGTCTCTACAAACAAATGAGTGTTACAATATAGTTGATCAGACTTTGCAGTTATTTCTTCTGCAGTACCTCAATGTGACATGAGCACGAAATGGTTCAGgaattagttttctttttataagggctaaaatcttttattttggaCTCAAGTGGGGATGTTTGAGATTCCAAGTGCTCATCCAAAAGTGAGGGGAAAAAGGGTTATCTACATTTTTTGTGTTGGCCAATGAAGAATATATCTAAATTAGTTTCATTCAATAGACTTTTGAATGAGGATGGTCTTGGCTCTGTGCTTTAATTTGATGGACATACTGATTGTTTGCTTTAATTGATGGTTTTGCTAGTGGTATCTAATGAGAGTCCAAGTGTTCCACTCTTAGGGAAGGTGAAGGGCCTAGAGTATCAGCTAAGTTAAGGTTGAAAGGGCTTGGCTTTGCTTGTGGAAGGGGTTGAGACCTATTGAATTATTAAGGATGGGGAACCCTTTAGAAAGGTTTGGGTGGAAGGGGGTAAACGTTACTTGGAGTTGCGTAGTAATAGAGCAAGACGGTTTTTGTTTTGCACTATTTGGTCAGTGGAAGAGAAGAGGTTCTCCTTAGTGTTTCCTGAAGCAAGGGGATTTTTAGGGGGTGGAAGATTTTGTCTGACAAGCTAAGAAACCTTGGTGTCTCCCTGGCCCTATGGAAGGTGGAGGAGTCCTTTGCTTCTTATAGGAAGATGTTGGCCCATAGTGAGGGTGGCGAAAGGAAAGAGAATTTGATAGCAGATGCGGTGTCCTTTGGTTCAACTGAGCAATGGAATGTTGTGTGGATTGAAATCAAGAAAGAGTTGTTTGACAAAAATGAGGAAGATCTGAAAAGGATCCTTGTGAGAAGATTGAAGGGAGGGTGGGGAGAGGGGGGGAGCTTTCTGATCAGACCCCAAACCTCCTTGCTTTGAGAAATTGGGCTCAGATTAGATGGTAGTTGAAAGGGAAGCTCCACTTGACTTTGTTAGGAGGGTCCCTCATCCTTTTTGAATTCAAAGTTGTTGGTGAAGCTGAGAGGGTGCTTCACTCGAGTGTAAAATGTTTCAATggaaaaagctttttttttttagtggtgGAACCCTTATGTTAGGTGCCTTAAGGAGGAAAAGGACGATCATGAAGTTTAGGTAAGGATTTTGAGACTCCCCTTGCATCTTTGGGGAAAAGGTTTGTTTAAAAGAATAAGGGAAGCTAGTGGAAGATTTGTGGCCATCGATGAGGACATGATGGAGCATAGGAACTTGCAGTAGGCTAGAGTTTTGGTTGGGATTAGTAGGTGGAAAGTTCCCAGTTCTTTGTTGGTGGTGGGAACCTCTTGCTTTGCGGTTCAACTATGGTGGGAGATCCCACCCTGGTAGAGTAAGGTGCCTTCTCTAGGTTATAATGAAAGGGTGGATGGAGAAGGAGTGGTTAGGTTATGCACCAGAGAGAGAGTGGAAGGAGGGTGCTCTGAAAAGGTGGTAGCCCAGGTGTCGAAGGAAAACCCATTGTGCTCTGTAAAGTGGGGGGAGGTACTATTGCTAAAAGAATGGGGATTGATAGGTCTTCAACGTCACATCCTTATACTTGTAGTGTAGCTTGTGGGCCTAGTGGGGCGGTCGTTGAGGTTGCTAGCCTTTCTAATGGGCCTCAACTTTATTTAGGCCCCTTGGAGAAAAGGGGGACTAGAAGGCCCGCCCTATTATGCTAGTGAGGCCCTTGGTTTCTTCTTAGGCTAGCCCAAAGCCCCTTT
Coding sequences:
- the LOC117912996 gene encoding protein GRIP isoform X1 → MSMDEGNVNETPESQTADALKPEIQLVDTRLENDANHAKENGLFDGKPHVDATHDQLVLMVMELNLQNEYLKSQFEGLQAFHSESDGSHQQTRETVQEGEASVDVKELHEKIESLSSELFEEKQTRVAAEEALKHLRAAHSAADAKAQELSTKLAEAQQKMEQEIKERDEKYSELDSKFSRLHKRAKQRIQDVQKEKDDLEARLRDMNETAERASSQQSSLQQELERTRQQANEALRAIDAERQQLRSENNKLRDKIDELRRSFEPKENAIETLQQSLMEKDQMLEDMKGLLQAAEEKRQASIAELSAKHQKTVESLEAQLADAVSERTKATETISSLQVLIAEKESKIAEMDAASSGEAARLRAAMETVKGELVHLKHEHEKEKESWEAASQALKTKLEFAESNCIRAEIEAAKIRSQLELELSVQTQLLSTRDAELMASKEEIKRLESDFSSYKVRAHALLQKKEAELAAAKDSEQLKAQEEALKEAEKEILLATEERDRILRDLQDALANHDKELATRDAALSSAKQQIKSIEKKLDSANARYQSEKEAWEINLQNLEETWRLRCEALAAQNEVSSGQELQKELEELNLQYKRLKAEHESFRDLAERMIEGKDNEISKLLDENKTLQQSLESRPAAYHNDNYNTAFHKQEAPNSSTSAAEQQILLLARQQAQREEELAQSQRHILALQEEIEELERENRLHSQQEAMLKEEFRNMERMQKREGVDMTYLKNVILKLLETGEVEALLPVVGMLLQFSPEEMQKCHQAYHSSTEVPPTPASDAPGSARSLFSRFSFS